From one Thermatribacter velox genomic stretch:
- the cysS gene encoding cysteine--tRNA ligase: protein MSLEIRLFNTLSRSKEKFTLSDKDWVGFYVCGPTVYDYIHIGNARVFVVFDSLRRFLREVGYKVVFVQNFTDVDDKIINKANQLKVSFMEVADRFINEYWKDADALGIQRGDYHPRATEHIDEIINLIRILEEKGFTYLVEGDVLFDVSRFPEYGKLSGKNLDELIEGARVEARYRKRNPADFVLWKAAKPGEPFWESPWGRGRPGWHIECSAMSMKYLGPTLDIHAGGADLVFPHHENEIAQSEAATGKPFARYFLHNGYLTIGSQKMSKSLGNIIKVRDLLKAHSPQVLRIALFGAHYRSPLSMDDTTLDNARGFLSRIKNFLRNFFFIKRNEYRITHEENREVLLRVEDFKMRFFNALADDFNTPQALGIIGEFVRFANEYLHPSRRKWDVGVLNAMEVFLQSVDRILGIIPLNLMDEEDREVIELVSKREEARKEKKWQEADAIRAILKEKGFVLEDTPLGTRWYRVDESASEES, encoded by the coding sequence ATGAGTTTGGAGATACGTCTTTTTAACACCCTTTCCAGAAGCAAAGAAAAGTTCACTCTTTCCGATAAGGACTGGGTGGGATTTTATGTTTGTGGTCCAACTGTATATGACTACATTCATATAGGTAATGCCCGGGTTTTTGTGGTGTTCGATTCCTTGAGACGGTTTTTACGAGAAGTGGGCTATAAAGTTGTTTTTGTGCAGAATTTTACTGATGTAGATGACAAGATTATCAACAAGGCCAATCAACTGAAAGTCTCTTTTATGGAAGTTGCGGATCGTTTTATAAACGAATACTGGAAAGATGCTGATGCTTTGGGAATCCAGAGAGGGGACTATCATCCTCGAGCTACCGAGCATATCGATGAGATTATCAACCTAATCAGGATTCTCGAAGAAAAAGGGTTTACCTATCTTGTAGAGGGAGATGTGCTTTTTGATGTTTCACGCTTCCCAGAATATGGAAAATTATCTGGTAAAAACTTGGATGAGCTTATAGAGGGAGCAAGGGTGGAGGCACGTTATAGGAAAAGAAACCCAGCGGATTTTGTTCTCTGGAAAGCAGCAAAACCCGGGGAACCCTTCTGGGAAAGCCCCTGGGGGAGAGGAAGACCCGGGTGGCACATAGAGTGTTCAGCCATGTCGATGAAGTATCTGGGTCCTACTCTGGATATTCACGCTGGAGGAGCTGATCTGGTGTTTCCACATCATGAGAATGAAATTGCCCAGAGTGAAGCGGCTACGGGCAAACCCTTTGCTCGTTATTTCTTGCACAATGGGTATTTGACTATTGGGAGCCAGAAAATGTCCAAGTCCCTGGGCAATATAATTAAAGTTCGTGACCTCTTAAAAGCGCATTCTCCCCAAGTGCTCAGGATAGCTCTTTTTGGGGCTCATTATCGTAGTCCCCTGAGCATGGATGACACTACGCTTGATAATGCCAGGGGTTTTCTTAGTAGAATAAAGAACTTTTTGCGTAATTTCTTCTTTATCAAGAGAAATGAATATCGCATCACTCACGAGGAAAATAGAGAAGTGCTTTTACGGGTTGAGGATTTTAAGATGCGCTTTTTTAATGCTCTTGCCGACGATTTCAATACTCCACAAGCCTTGGGTATTATTGGCGAGTTTGTGCGGTTTGCCAATGAGTATTTACATCCTTCACGGAGAAAGTGGGATGTTGGCGTGCTCAATGCGATGGAAGTTTTTCTGCAGTCAGTAGATAGAATACTGGGTATAATACCTCTGAATTTAATGGATGAGGAGGACAGAGAAGTTATAGAATTGGTTTCTAAACGAGAGGAAGCGAGAAAGGAAAAGAAGTGGCAGGAAGCTGACGCAATAAGAGCGATTTTGAAAGAGAAGGGATTTGTGCTTGAAGATACACCCCTGGGGACAAGATGGTATCGTGTCGATGAAAGCGCTTCGGAGGAGTCCTGA
- the rlmB gene encoding 23S rRNA (guanosine(2251)-2'-O)-methyltransferase RlmB: MGKVIYGRHAVLQALNNPHRSFEKLILYRGVQGESIGKILARAQAMGIAIEVVEDKRVFERWVGKGKVAHQGVLLLTRLEEQFTWRDILEQVSGDRGAIVAFLDRIEDPRNLGALVRTAAFFGARGVLVSKAQTAPLNSSALKAAAGGFEVLPVVQVNNFAGVIKEFKEAGVFMVGLEVGEGQPLWDIDVREVPVALVVGGEDKGIRKLVRSQCDFLAFIPSGGKLASLNVSVAFGIGMYHLFKQKRCLQ; the protein is encoded by the coding sequence ATGGGAAAAGTTATTTATGGTCGTCATGCGGTTCTGCAAGCTCTTAATAATCCCCATCGTAGCTTTGAAAAACTGATTTTGTATCGAGGGGTGCAGGGTGAATCCATAGGGAAGATACTGGCTCGTGCTCAGGCAATGGGAATTGCAATTGAAGTAGTTGAAGATAAAAGGGTTTTTGAGCGCTGGGTTGGGAAGGGCAAAGTTGCTCATCAGGGAGTTCTCCTGTTGACTCGTTTGGAAGAACAGTTTACCTGGAGAGATATACTGGAGCAGGTCAGTGGCGACAGAGGCGCCATCGTTGCTTTTCTGGATAGGATTGAAGACCCTCGCAATCTGGGGGCTCTGGTCCGCACTGCTGCTTTTTTTGGAGCCAGAGGAGTTCTTGTTAGCAAAGCTCAGACGGCTCCTCTTAATTCCAGTGCGCTTAAAGCAGCGGCAGGAGGGTTTGAAGTTCTACCCGTGGTTCAAGTCAATAATTTTGCGGGAGTTATCAAAGAGTTTAAAGAGGCAGGGGTTTTTATGGTTGGACTGGAGGTGGGGGAGGGTCAGCCTCTCTGGGATATTGACGTGCGGGAAGTACCGGTGGCGCTGGTGGTGGGAGGAGAAGATAAGGGTATACGAAAGCTGGTTCGTTCTCAATGTGATTTTTTAGCTTTCATTCCTTCAGGAGGTAAACTTGCTTCTCTCAATGTTTCTGTGGCCTTTGGGATAGGCATGTATCACCTTTTCAAGCAGAAGAGGTGCTTACAGTGA
- the rlmD gene encoding 23S rRNA (uracil(1939)-C(5))-methyltransferase RlmD — MKPAKGEIFEGKVVDFALPESQGVLKRDGFVVFVGGVIPGDVCRVKIVKVKNNFALGELVELIEPAEGRVEPVCPHFEEGCGGCSLQFLSYPQQLAFKEKSAFDALQRVGKISREEIDYEGFFPSPKVFGYRNKMEFNFGPSQEGKLALGLHPKKRYWEVLDLKVCYLMDHEKTAQLLDFFRDFAVRNQLSGYDPVKKEGFLRNLLIRRSESEAEFIVGLASREGAIPKTEELIRELKSLVPSVQGLVHIINNAPASALIFEKKQLLFGRDFFYERIGSIRYKVSIESFFQVNSPGCYLLYEKVKEYAQLDRRQKVLDLYCGSGGIGLYLADSASSVLGVEENPKAVEDAKHNAWLNGLDNFICVSGRVEKMLSSLSSQKFDCVVLDPPRAGLDKKAVKKVVALGVPLIVYVSCNIGTFARDVLFFREGGYQLKKICFIDLFPHTPHFETVALLLKA, encoded by the coding sequence GTGAAGCCTGCAAAAGGAGAAATATTTGAAGGAAAAGTGGTGGATTTTGCACTTCCGGAGAGTCAAGGGGTTTTGAAAAGAGATGGGTTTGTGGTTTTTGTTGGTGGTGTAATTCCTGGTGATGTATGTCGCGTGAAGATTGTTAAGGTAAAGAACAACTTTGCACTTGGCGAACTTGTAGAGCTGATTGAGCCTGCTGAAGGTAGAGTCGAACCTGTCTGTCCCCATTTCGAAGAAGGATGTGGGGGCTGTAGTTTGCAATTTCTAAGTTACCCTCAACAGTTGGCTTTTAAGGAAAAAAGCGCTTTTGACGCTTTGCAACGGGTAGGTAAAATCAGCAGAGAAGAAATAGATTATGAAGGGTTTTTCCCTTCGCCTAAAGTGTTTGGCTATCGGAACAAGATGGAGTTCAACTTTGGTCCTTCTCAAGAGGGAAAACTTGCTCTGGGTTTACATCCCAAGAAACGATACTGGGAAGTTCTCGATTTGAAAGTTTGTTATCTAATGGACCACGAGAAAACCGCTCAATTACTGGACTTTTTCCGCGACTTTGCAGTTCGTAACCAGCTCAGCGGGTATGATCCGGTTAAAAAAGAAGGCTTTCTGCGTAATTTGCTTATTCGCCGCTCTGAGTCTGAAGCAGAATTTATCGTTGGTTTGGCATCCAGGGAGGGAGCGATTCCGAAAACGGAGGAATTAATTCGAGAATTGAAGTCTCTCGTTCCTTCAGTACAGGGGTTGGTCCATATTATCAATAATGCGCCAGCGAGTGCTTTAATCTTTGAGAAAAAGCAGCTTCTTTTTGGCAGGGATTTTTTTTACGAACGCATTGGCTCAATACGCTATAAGGTGTCCATTGAGAGCTTTTTTCAGGTTAATTCCCCTGGTTGTTATCTGCTTTATGAAAAGGTGAAAGAATATGCCCAGCTGGACCGCAGGCAAAAGGTACTTGACCTTTACTGTGGAAGTGGAGGAATCGGTCTTTACCTCGCCGACAGTGCATCGAGCGTGTTAGGAGTGGAAGAAAACCCTAAGGCAGTTGAAGATGCCAAGCACAATGCCTGGTTGAATGGGCTGGATAACTTTATCTGTGTTTCGGGGCGAGTAGAAAAAATGCTTAGCAGCCTTTCTTCTCAGAAATTTGATTGTGTGGTTCTGGATCCACCTCGTGCGGGTCTTGATAAAAAAGCAGTGAAAAAAGTCGTCGCACTTGGTGTGCCTTTGATAGTTTATGTTTCCTGTAATATTGGTACCTTCGCCCGCGATGTGCTTTTCTTTAGAGAGGGTGGTTACCAGCTTAAGAAAATTTGTTTTATCGACCTTTTCCCTCATACCCCGCATTTTGAAACTGTGGCTCTTTTGCTCAAAGCCTGA
- a CDS encoding pyridoxal phosphate-dependent aminotransferase, whose amino-acid sequence MKVIEKIKKGSNLKAFIANRVFQLRGEGAFEVLAQVTELEKQGKKIIHLEIGQPDFDTPYNVKQTAIQAIQEGHTYYVPSAGIADLRKAVCEYMKRTRNIEVTPEEVVIMPGAKPVIFLSFLMLLEEGDEVIYPDPGFPAYRSIIDFVGAKAVPLKLREEDGFRVNPDEMRKLITGRTKMIVLNSPHNPTGSVLTEEEMGAIARIAQEEDLLVFTDEVYSEIVYGRRHVSILEFPGMRERTVVLDAFSKSFAMTGWRLGYAVLPKEWAEYLTLLATNSYSCTCTFTQMAGVEALLRGDEAVKAMVSEFKQRRDFLIERLQDIKGLSFVRPEGAFYFFPNIRSFGLSSKEMSQYLLEEAGVALLPGTCFGDFGEGYLRISYSNSLENIAEAMDRIDRALQKLRI is encoded by the coding sequence ATGAAGGTTATCGAAAAAATTAAAAAGGGAAGCAATCTTAAAGCTTTTATAGCTAATAGAGTTTTTCAGCTTCGCGGAGAAGGAGCGTTTGAAGTCCTGGCTCAGGTTACCGAACTGGAGAAACAGGGCAAAAAAATAATTCACCTGGAAATTGGGCAACCAGACTTTGATACTCCTTACAATGTTAAGCAAACAGCTATTCAGGCCATACAGGAGGGGCACACGTATTACGTACCTTCAGCAGGTATAGCAGATTTAAGAAAAGCGGTATGTGAGTATATGAAGAGGACCAGAAATATTGAAGTAACACCTGAAGAAGTTGTTATTATGCCAGGTGCAAAACCAGTGATTTTCTTGAGTTTTTTGATGCTTCTTGAGGAAGGGGACGAGGTTATTTATCCAGACCCGGGTTTTCCAGCTTATCGTTCGATAATCGATTTTGTCGGTGCCAAAGCAGTTCCCCTTAAGCTAAGGGAAGAAGACGGGTTTAGGGTTAACCCCGATGAAATGAGAAAATTGATTACTGGCCGCACAAAAATGATTGTTTTAAATTCTCCTCATAATCCTACTGGTTCTGTGTTAACCGAAGAGGAAATGGGAGCTATAGCCCGAATTGCACAAGAAGAGGATCTGTTGGTTTTTACTGATGAAGTCTACAGTGAGATTGTTTATGGCAGAAGGCATGTTAGCATTCTGGAATTTCCTGGAATGCGAGAGCGAACCGTAGTGCTTGATGCCTTTTCCAAAAGCTTTGCAATGACTGGCTGGAGATTGGGATATGCTGTTTTACCCAAGGAATGGGCGGAGTATCTAACCTTGCTGGCTACTAATTCTTACTCCTGCACCTGTACCTTTACACAAATGGCGGGAGTGGAGGCTCTGCTTCGTGGTGACGAAGCAGTAAAGGCTATGGTTTCCGAATTTAAGCAGAGAAGAGACTTCTTGATAGAACGTTTGCAGGATATTAAGGGTTTGAGCTTTGTTAGGCCTGAAGGTGCATTTTACTTTTTCCCAAATATTCGTAGTTTTGGCTTAAGCTCTAAGGAGATGTCGCAGTATCTACTTGAAGAGGCTGGAGTGGCTCTTCTTCCGGGCACCTGTTTTGGAGATTTTGGCGAAGGGTATTTGAGGATTTCTTATTCCAATTCCCTTGAGAACATTGCGGAAGCTATGGATCGCATTGATAGAGCCTTGCAGAAACTTCGTATTTAG
- a CDS encoding DMT family transporter — MSAIWGVTFVMMKNLLANFHVAEILFGRFLVAALFTLLLFSKLKFEFKSFQRGLLPGIFLFAGYSFQSWGLVFTTPARSGFITGLSVILVPFISWIILKSKPSLHVYFGVALSTLGLFLILTPQELATNQSEPWLRGDILTLLGASAYALQIVLVEKFASKANGFSMAFGEFSIVTVLSLGILFNTTTGSITTIFLAQPLAVIFLGIVATAMAFIVQKIAQKHTPSTHVALIFASEPVFAALFASLLWGERFTPRTIAGCVLILGGILSCEMSRTFIHRFQCLQPSGQTQALQHKGGL; from the coding sequence GTGAGCGCCATATGGGGCGTAACCTTCGTGATGATGAAAAATTTACTTGCTAATTTTCACGTTGCCGAAATACTTTTTGGAAGATTCCTTGTCGCAGCTCTTTTCACACTTCTTCTGTTTTCGAAGTTAAAGTTTGAGTTCAAAAGCTTTCAAAGAGGGCTCTTGCCAGGCATTTTTCTCTTCGCCGGCTACTCTTTTCAGTCCTGGGGATTGGTTTTCACTACTCCTGCCCGGTCTGGATTTATAACGGGTCTCAGTGTTATTCTGGTGCCTTTTATATCCTGGATAATACTAAAAAGCAAACCCTCGCTTCACGTTTACTTTGGAGTAGCCCTTTCAACTCTGGGACTATTTTTAATTCTCACTCCTCAAGAGCTGGCCACCAACCAGAGCGAACCCTGGTTGCGAGGAGATATCTTAACTCTGCTTGGAGCATCCGCTTACGCTTTACAAATAGTATTGGTCGAAAAATTTGCCAGTAAAGCAAACGGTTTTTCCATGGCGTTTGGGGAATTCAGCATCGTGACTGTCTTAAGTCTGGGCATCTTATTCAACACAACCACCGGCAGTATTACCACAATATTTCTCGCGCAACCACTTGCGGTCATATTTTTGGGAATAGTTGCTACAGCAATGGCTTTTATTGTTCAAAAGATAGCTCAGAAGCATACACCCTCAACTCACGTGGCGCTTATTTTCGCTTCTGAGCCAGTATTTGCCGCTCTTTTTGCAAGTCTTCTCTGGGGAGAAAGGTTCACACCCCGCACTATAGCGGGGTGTGTATTAATACTGGGGGGCATTCTGAGTTGTGAGATGTCCAGAACATTTATTCACCGCTTTCAATGTCTTCAACCTTCAGGTCAAACTCAAGCCCTTCAGCATAAAGGAGGTCTATAA
- a CDS encoding substrate-binding domain-containing protein produces the protein MSKRVTLKDIAVELGISLATVSRALNGKGRISKDLRKKIIEKAKELGYLAPRALSYNRKLDKKMVVLFPQDAYFWSAVENGVFDAITFLKELGMEFEVYRTKGHNLSEQNLILENLLEKQKFDALLIVPSDLTKLDYFINAFHIRGIKVATFNVDAPFSKRLFYVGQDYYVAGRMAGKLFGLFLGSRKGRICTVTTNKQAPSHVMRWQGLTDFINENNLPYDASWVVEVKDEEEAFEVTGKYLVDEEGIAGVFMSTAFGNYGVGRALQQVKPRKEVVVIGNDLSEEWKPFLEANLINCSLYQFPYLQGFLGVVFLALCLAEDFSLDVEVINLPVVPLFPESVKGFALEDFEKLLSKLVLWNRECLLFPSFEALG, from the coding sequence ATGTCTAAAAGAGTCACTCTCAAGGATATAGCTGTTGAACTGGGAATTTCTCTGGCTACGGTTAGCAGAGCCCTCAATGGAAAGGGAAGAATCAGTAAAGATTTGCGCAAAAAGATTATCGAGAAAGCAAAGGAGTTGGGGTACCTTGCCCCCAGAGCGCTGTCTTATAACCGTAAGCTGGACAAGAAGATGGTTGTTCTTTTCCCTCAGGATGCTTATTTTTGGAGTGCTGTAGAGAATGGGGTCTTTGATGCAATTACTTTTTTGAAAGAATTGGGTATGGAATTCGAAGTATATCGTACCAAAGGCCACAACCTATCTGAACAGAATCTGATTCTGGAAAATCTTTTGGAAAAACAAAAGTTTGATGCCTTGCTGATAGTGCCTTCGGATCTCACTAAACTCGATTATTTTATAAATGCTTTCCATATAAGGGGAATCAAAGTTGCTACCTTTAACGTGGATGCTCCTTTCAGCAAAAGGCTTTTCTATGTTGGTCAGGATTACTATGTTGCAGGAAGAATGGCAGGGAAACTTTTTGGGTTATTTCTGGGTAGCAGGAAGGGCAGAATTTGCACTGTAACCACTAATAAGCAGGCTCCTTCTCATGTTATGAGATGGCAGGGTCTCACCGATTTCATTAATGAAAATAACTTACCCTACGATGCTTCCTGGGTGGTTGAGGTAAAAGACGAGGAAGAAGCTTTTGAAGTGACTGGTAAATACCTGGTTGATGAGGAAGGCATTGCTGGTGTTTTTATGAGTACTGCTTTTGGTAACTATGGAGTTGGTAGAGCTCTGCAACAGGTAAAACCCAGGAAGGAAGTGGTGGTCATCGGTAATGACCTTTCTGAAGAGTGGAAACCGTTCCTGGAAGCAAATCTGATTAACTGTTCTCTTTATCAATTTCCATATTTGCAAGGGTTTTTGGGAGTTGTTTTTTTGGCTCTATGTCTTGCCGAGGATTTTTCTCTGGATGTGGAGGTAATCAATTTACCAGTAGTTCCCCTTTTTCCGGAAAGCGTGAAAGGTTTTGCTCTGGAAGATTTTGAGAAGTTACTTTCTAAGCTTGTTTTGTGGAACAGGGAGTGTTTATTATTTCCCTCTTTTGAGGCTTTAGGCTAG
- a CDS encoding uroporphyrinogen decarboxylase family protein, whose product MLPKERVLIALSHQEPDRVPIQASFTPEFALRLEQYLGLQPSSTVNPHGGEEHFLEGILELDIIQYAVGIANSYYLSDEEEYVCEWGIRWKRVPYDTPFGRGHYTEIVEHPLAEDSAIRHYVPPDPWREELYIPLRSIRERFGKEYFILGVTVCTIFEGAWYLRGMDKLLMDMVLDEEKANAVLDIPFHFHLVAAKKLVEEGVDGIWLGDDVGTQKGMMISPELWRKYLKPRMATLCQELKKLNPNLKIAYHSDGNIYPIIDELVEIGIDVLNPVQPRAMDPAHLKRRYGKRLAFWGTIDEQYTLPFGTPDEVRNEVVERLRTVAPGGGFIIAPTHHVQLDTPLENFFAFLETAKKVGKYPIEV is encoded by the coding sequence TTGCTTCCCAAAGAACGAGTATTGATTGCTCTTTCTCATCAGGAACCTGACCGAGTACCTATTCAGGCCAGCTTTACTCCCGAGTTTGCTTTGCGGTTGGAACAATACTTGGGATTGCAACCTTCTTCTACTGTGAATCCCCATGGGGGAGAAGAGCATTTTCTGGAAGGAATTCTCGAGCTTGACATCATTCAGTATGCGGTAGGAATAGCTAATTCTTACTATTTAAGTGATGAAGAGGAATACGTTTGTGAGTGGGGAATTCGCTGGAAGCGTGTTCCCTATGATACACCATTTGGACGTGGTCATTACACAGAGATTGTCGAGCATCCCCTTGCTGAAGATTCAGCAATTAGACACTATGTGCCTCCTGACCCCTGGCGAGAAGAACTTTATATACCCCTCCGCAGCATAAGGGAAAGATTTGGTAAAGAGTATTTCATTTTAGGAGTAACAGTATGCACTATCTTTGAAGGAGCTTGGTATTTGAGGGGCATGGATAAATTACTCATGGACATGGTTTTGGATGAAGAAAAAGCTAATGCGGTCCTTGATATTCCGTTCCATTTTCACCTTGTAGCGGCTAAGAAACTGGTTGAAGAAGGCGTGGATGGCATCTGGTTGGGAGATGATGTGGGTACGCAAAAGGGAATGATGATCTCTCCAGAACTGTGGCGTAAATACCTGAAGCCTCGCATGGCAACCCTTTGCCAGGAATTAAAGAAGCTCAATCCAAACCTCAAAATTGCTTATCACAGCGACGGCAACATTTATCCCATAATTGATGAACTGGTAGAAATTGGGATAGATGTACTCAATCCAGTACAGCCCCGGGCTATGGACCCTGCGCATCTTAAAAGGAGATATGGTAAAAGGCTTGCTTTTTGGGGAACCATTGATGAGCAGTACACGCTTCCTTTTGGTACTCCAGATGAGGTAAGGAACGAAGTAGTAGAGAGGCTGAGAACAGTGGCCCCAGGAGGGGGCTTTATCATAGCGCCTACCCACCATGTACAGCTGGATACCCCACTTGAGAATTTCTTTGCCTTTCTGGAGACTGCTAAGAAAGTGGGAAAGTATCCCATTGAGGTTTAA
- a CDS encoding substrate-binding domain-containing protein yields MKKVILLGVGILLLVTFLVLVGSPAFAEGKRFEGIRIRFFCGGPPGGPFASVVYRGAKAAEEDLGCTVEYVFSDWDPEKMVNQFKEAIASKPDGIAIMGHPGDDALDPLIDQAFEQGIIVTSQNTTLPKAEAKYKARGFGYVGQELYESGYMLGKSAVEMFGLKEGDRAMVWGLLSQPTRGLRTKGVIDALKEKGLVVDYLEISPEVNAEAPLGVPVFTGYVSSHPDVKLVVTDHGALTATMETFFRAAGLGPDDVVGAGFDLSPATLEAIRGGYTDLVLDQQQFLQGYLPVLQLCMSIKYKFSGLHIDTGSGLIHAGNVEEIAPLVEEGIR; encoded by the coding sequence ATGAAAAAAGTTATTCTTCTGGGAGTAGGAATTCTGCTGTTGGTTACCTTTTTAGTGTTGGTAGGAAGCCCTGCTTTTGCAGAGGGAAAGCGCTTCGAAGGGATAAGAATTCGTTTCTTCTGTGGTGGACCTCCGGGTGGTCCTTTTGCAAGTGTTGTGTATCGTGGTGCCAAAGCAGCCGAGGAAGATCTGGGTTGTACTGTTGAGTATGTGTTTTCCGATTGGGATCCCGAAAAGATGGTGAATCAGTTTAAAGAAGCTATTGCCTCTAAACCAGATGGTATAGCTATCATGGGTCACCCAGGTGACGATGCATTGGATCCCCTGATCGACCAGGCCTTTGAACAAGGTATTATCGTGACTTCTCAGAACACCACGCTTCCCAAGGCTGAAGCTAAGTATAAGGCTCGCGGTTTTGGTTATGTTGGTCAAGAGCTTTACGAATCTGGTTATATGCTTGGTAAAAGTGCTGTAGAAATGTTTGGTCTTAAAGAGGGAGATCGAGCTATGGTTTGGGGATTACTTTCGCAGCCTACTCGAGGTTTGCGGACTAAGGGAGTTATCGATGCGTTGAAGGAGAAAGGACTGGTTGTTGATTATCTTGAAATTTCTCCTGAAGTAAATGCTGAAGCTCCGCTGGGTGTTCCCGTGTTCACTGGTTATGTATCTTCGCATCCTGACGTAAAACTGGTAGTGACTGATCACGGAGCTCTTACTGCCACCATGGAAACTTTCTTCCGGGCGGCAGGCTTAGGACCTGATGATGTGGTTGGTGCTGGGTTTGATCTTTCGCCAGCCACTTTGGAGGCTATCCGCGGTGGATATACAGATTTGGTTCTGGATCAACAACAGTTCTTGCAAGGATATCTCCCTGTTTTGCAGCTCTGCATGAGTATAAAATATAAATTCTCAGGTTTGCATATTGATACCGGTTCGGGTTTAATTCATGCTGGTAACGTTGAAGAAATTGCACCTTTAGTGGAGGAGGGAATCCGTTAA
- a CDS encoding ATP-binding cassette domain-containing protein has product MAENSHLVSMVNICKSFGHVEVLRNVNFHVGYNEIVGLLGDNGAGKSTLIKILTGVHRPDSGEIYWKGQKLENYSVAKARDLGIETVFQERALCEQHTLWRNIFMGREIVNQLGVVDIKKEKEETERIMRQYMGFTSAALSVDSVVGTLSGGEKQGVAIARALYFKADLIILDEPTTGLSLSETQKVLGFVQQIKEQGKSAIFITHNIYHVYPVADRIVILDRGRVVGEFLKKDISLEELVNRLYLVAKTGKLNGDITEDHPPERTEGNDLQHLMP; this is encoded by the coding sequence TTGGCTGAGAATTCTCACCTGGTTTCCATGGTAAATATTTGCAAGTCTTTTGGCCACGTGGAGGTTTTACGTAACGTGAACTTCCACGTGGGCTACAATGAAATAGTAGGACTTCTTGGTGACAACGGAGCTGGTAAGTCAACCCTCATAAAAATTCTTACTGGAGTCCACAGGCCGGATTCAGGAGAGATCTACTGGAAGGGCCAGAAGCTGGAGAATTATTCAGTAGCCAAAGCTCGAGATCTGGGAATTGAGACCGTATTTCAAGAAAGAGCTCTTTGTGAACAACATACCCTGTGGAGAAACATCTTCATGGGCAGAGAAATCGTTAACCAGCTTGGCGTAGTGGATATTAAAAAAGAAAAAGAAGAAACTGAGCGCATTATGCGTCAGTACATGGGATTTACCTCTGCAGCGTTGAGTGTGGACTCGGTAGTTGGTACCCTTTCAGGAGGAGAAAAACAGGGTGTGGCTATAGCTCGAGCCCTCTATTTCAAAGCCGATCTCATCATTCTGGATGAGCCCACCACTGGTCTCTCTCTTTCTGAAACCCAGAAAGTGCTGGGCTTTGTACAGCAGATTAAGGAACAAGGAAAATCAGCCATTTTCATCACTCACAACATCTACCACGTTTACCCGGTGGCAGATAGAATTGTGATTCTGGACCGGGGAAGAGTAGTAGGAGAATTTCTCAAGAAAGACATCTCTCTTGAAGAACTGGTCAATCGCCTTTACCTGGTTGCAAAAACCGGCAAACTTAATGGTGATATAACTGAGGACCATCCTCCTGAGAGAACCGAGGGTAATGACTTACAGCATTTGATGCCTTAG